In a single window of the Vitis vinifera cultivar Pinot Noir 40024 chromosome 6, ASM3070453v1 genome:
- the LOC100250181 gene encoding germin-like protein 9-3: MASTMLRHVLFFTIGVFATSWIAQASDPDILSDFIVPANSNAIDGSFFTFTGMRGVFDSAVPPNFKVTKAGLAEFPALNGQSVSFAVLQYPAGGVNPPHTHPRSAEHLFVVEGTLVVGFIDTANKLYTQTLQLGDMFVFPKGLVHFQYNADAKEPATALSAFGSANAGTVSVPPSVFATGIDDGILAKSFKTDVATIQKIKAGLGGRA; this comes from the coding sequence ATGGCCTCGACCATGCTCAGACATGTTCTTTTCTTCACTATAGGTGTCTTCGCCACTTCTTGGATTGCCCAAGCAAGCGATCCAGATATCTTGTCAGACTTCATAGTCCCGGCAAATTCTAATGCCATTGATGGCAGTTTCTTTACCTTCACTGGAATGCGTGGGGTATTTGACTCCGCAGTCCCACCAAACTTTAAGGTAACAAAAGCTGGTCTAGCTGAGTTTCCGGCTCTAAATGGTCAAAGTGTCTCTTTCGCTGTTCTCCAGTATCCCGCAGGGGGTGTGAACCCACCTCACACCCATCCCCGTTCTGCAGAGCATCTGTTTGTTGTGGAAGGTACTCTCGTGGTTGGTTTCATTGATACCGCCAACAAACTCTATACTCAGACGCTCCAACTTGGGGACATGTTTGTGTTCCCCAAGGGACTAGTGCACTTCCAATACAACGCTGATGCTAAAGAACCGGCCACCGCCCTCTCTGCCTTTGGCAGTGCTAATGCTGGAACCGTCTCGGTTCCTCCCTCTGTATTTGCTACTGGCATTGATGATGGAATCCTTgccaagtctttcaaaaccgaTGTTGCCACCATTCAGAAGATCAAGGCAGGACTTGGGGGTAGGGCTTAG
- the LOC100245050 gene encoding putative germin-like protein 9-2, with the protein MASRTFSFLFSLVVASFALVQIAMAGDPNILSDFILPANQSVVDGSFFTFTGMRVLIGAPEPTSFKVLKASLAEFPALNGQSVATAVLLFPADAVNPPHTHPRSAELLYLVFGSLQVGFVDTTNKLYTQTLQAGDMFVFPKGLVHFQYNIDSKNSAVAVSAFGSANAGTVSVPNSVFTTGIDDNILAKSFKTDVATIQAIKAGLALKP; encoded by the coding sequence ATGGCCTCCAGGACCTTCAGCTTTTTATTTTCACTGGTGGTAGCGTCATTTGCCCTTGTCCAAATAGCAATGGCAGGAGACCCAAACATCCTCTCCGACTTCATACTACCAGCCAACCAATCGGTTGTGGATGGTAGCTTCTTCACATTTACTGGTATGCGGGTTCTGATCGGGGCACCTGAACCCACAAGCTTCAAGGTTTTGAAAGCAAGCTTGGCCGAATTCCCAGCTCTGAATGGCCAGAGTGTTGCTACTGCTGTGCTTCTATTCCCAGCTGACGCGGTCAACCCACCTCACACCCATCCTCGCTCTGCTGAGCTCCTGTACCTCGTTTTTGGTTCACTTCAAGTGGGGTTCGTTGACACAACTAACAAGCTCTATACCCAGACACTTCAAGCAGGTGATATGTTCGTGTTTCCTAAGGGGCTTGTTCACTTCCAGTACAATATTGATTCAAAGAATTCTGCTGTAGCCGTTTCCGCCTTTGGCAGTGCAAACGCCGGGACTGTTTCAGTGCCCAACAGTGTATTCACCACCGGCATTGATGACAACATCTTGGCAAAGTCCTTCAAAACAGACGTTGCCACCATTCAAGCAATCAAGGCTGGTCTTGCACTCAAGCCCTGA
- the LOC100255353 gene encoding putative germin-like protein 9-2, translating to MASRIISLLFSLLVASFAIVQIAIAGDPDIVSDFIIPPNMSAVDGNFFTFTGIRALVGAPEPTTFKVTKASLAEFPALNGQSVSTAVLEFPPGSVNPPHTHPRSAELLFLLDGSLQVGFVDTTNKLFTQTLQAGDMFAFPKGLVHFQYNVDAKNSAVAVSAFGSANAGTVSLPNTVFATGIDDNILAKSFKTDVATIQAIKAGLAPKP from the coding sequence ATGGCTTCAAGGATTATCAGCCTTCTTTTTTCACTATTAGTAGCTTCATTTGCCATTGTCCAAATAGCAATTGCAGGGGATCCAGACATTGTCTCCGACTTCATAATCCCGCCCAACATGAGTGCTGTGGATGGTAACTTCTTCACATTTACTGGCATACGGGCTCTTGTGGGGGCACCTGAGCCCACAACCTTCAAGGTTACAAAAGCGAGCCTAGCGGAATTCCCGGCTCTGAATGGCCAGAGTGTATCTACTGCTGTGCTTGAGTTCCCACCTGGTTCCGTCAATCCACCTCACACCCATCCTCGCTCTGCAGAGCTGCTTTTCCTCCTTGATGGTTCACTGCAAGTGGGGTTTGTGGACACAACCAACAAGCTCTTCACCCAGACACTTCAAGCAGGGGACATGTTTGCGTTTCCTAAGGGACTTGTTCATTTTCAGTACAATGTCGATGCAAAGAATTCTGCTGTTGCCGTCTCCGCTTTTGGCAGTGCAAATGCAGGAACCGTTTCACTCCCCAACACTGTGTTTGCCACTGGCATTGATGACAACATCTTGGCTAAGTCCTTCAAAACTGATGTCGCCACCATTCAAGCTATCAAGGCTGGTCTTGCACCCAAGCCCTGA